The DNA region ACAAGCAGTGCGCCGGTATCTTACTCGACCAAtgtcgttgttgatggcTACCGCTATGTTGGCTGCTATTACGACGACACCCAGCGCCTGCTGATTGACCAGCCGGCAAAGGGGAACAGCTCCATGACGAACCTTATGTGCTCTCGCATCTGCGCGGGCTTCAAATACTTCGGTACTGAGATTGGCATCGATTGCTACTGTGGCAACAGAATAGAGGAGCGCACTCCTAGTGCCAAAGCAAACGAGTGGGATTGCAGCGTCAAGTGCCCAGGCAACAATagggggaggaaagaagTGTGTGGCGGCGATTGGTCGATTAGTATCTGGGAAAAGACAGGCTAGTCCAGGCCGTGCCTGACTGAAATTATGATTGTTGGTATTAACGGGCATGCGagcgaggagttggaggttCATTTCTTGATTTATCTTGACACATgtataattatttaaagcATTGGATGCCTTATATGGAGGACATATTATACGATCATAGTTGTGAATATCTATCGGACCTAAAGTCTGAAGGAACTACATACATAGAGAATGGGTGCCGGTTATTGTTCGTCACACGCCAAGCCTAAAGAAGGTAGCTTCCCACAATTAACCGCCGTCCATGACGTTTTGGCGCCTCCAATGTCAGTCCTCGGATTGTAAACCTCACTTTTTTGCTTCCTCAAGATGCGACGCCATAGCCATTGCGCATTCACCCAGAAAGAATGCGGCTGACTCATTTTTCCCCAACAGCCCTTCGCAGGCCACTGTCATCCCGCCTAGTCCCAAAAATCCCACACCAAAAAAGACCCTACGCCTTCCAGACCTCTGGCatccccacctccttccaGGTCTTCAACAACCGCACAAAATGGCTCCAGCGCGAGCGCGCCGCCTCCAACGCTGAAGCCAGCCGACAGGCCGACTATCTGAAAGATGAAGTCGCCATGCGCGTGGCCGAACGGCTCTTGGTATTCCCTACCCTCACGACACCTTAAATCTCACTTCATGTTCCATTTATCTATTAAccacctacccacccacccccaggACGTAAAACGAACCTTTCCCTTGACTCTCGATTTCGGAGCCTACACCAACTCCCTCGCCCGCGCGctcacaaaccccaaccctgaCCCCTCCCAGCCCGACGCGGACATCCCACCCCTGGCCACCAAAATCGGCAAGCTCGTCGCTGCCGACTCGAGCCAAAAGGCTCTCTTCCGGGACGCGGAACTCGAGTTCAACAAGGAGATCAACATGGAGCGTGTTGTCTTGCCGTACGAGGAGGGCCCCTTGCCGTGGGAGAACAACACGTTTGACATGGTGCTGTCAAGCCTGTCCATGCACTGGATCAATGATCTCCCTGGTGTATTGGGGCAGATCAACCGGATTCTCAAGCCGGATGCCCCGTTTATTGGGGCCATGCTGGGGGGTGATACGCTTTTTGAGCTGAGGACTTCGTTGCAGCTGGCGGAGCAGGAAAGGAGGGGCGGGATTGGCGTTCATGTGTCGCCGTTGGCAGATGTCAAGGAtgttggggggttgctggggaaGGCAGGGTTCAAGATGTTGAcggtggatgtggaggaCATTGTGGTGGAATACCCTGATACTTTTGCGTTGATGGAGGACCTCCAGGCCATGGGAGAGGGCAATGCagtgttggggagggaggtgggtgcAATTGGAAAGGATGTTCTGCTTGCAGCGGAGGGGATATATAGGGAACTTCATGGAAGCAAGGTCGAGGACGGGACTGTGAGGCTACCGGCGACATTCAGGGTGATACATATGATTGGGTggaaagaaggaggggatcAACCAAAGCCGTTGCCGAGGGGCAGTGGAGAGATCAATCTAAGGGATGTGTTGGGGACAAAATAGATGTCGACTCAACATCGTCGTCAATGTCATTGCATTTTGGCCTGTCGCTCATGAAAACGCCTTGTAAAAATATTCCTCACACTGTTCTATCCGCCTGTTTCCTGGAATTCGCATGTACAATGCAAATGTCTTATACCCTCCGGAAATCAGTCATGACTCTCCCAATGCACCCCAACCCggccacatccaccaccttctcatGCCAACTAAGCAAGACGCTCATGGCGGCGCCGGTGGAGTCTCCGGATGTTATCCCGGACCTGTTGCCAATCTGAGTGAACCCCGTTGCCTGGGGCGTCATCAACTTGGTTGGTGTTCTCGGGCCGTTGCCGGTGTGCTGGCTGGAGATACCGCTCGACGTGGCCGCCATACCCTTGTACCTATTCACATCATGTCAGCATGTGCCTCGCCCCCTTTTTTTGCGCCAACAATAACTGACAAGTACTTCATCAACACGTCCAAGCTCTCGCTACCCCTATCATCATTGTAGATCTTTTGCAAAAGAGGCGTCATCTCGTTCACCTTGATCCTTTGCAGCACCTCGATGACGGTCTGCAGATGCGTTTCCTTGGCCAGATCAGGAGCATTGTAGATTGGATTCTCGAGAGCCGACCGCAGCGCGCCCTCGGCATCGCCCgcttggaggagctggcggatCTGAGACTGGAGGTTGCGGGCGTCTTGGTCGGAGAATTCgggctggggagggtggagggtggagagAGGGAAGTTTTGGGAGGAGTCGGGGTCGAGGGCATCGATATTGATGGTGCGCCAGGCATCTGTGAGCGAGGACTCCGTGTGTTGTTGGATAATAGACATTGTAAGGCTATTTCTCTGTGGTTATACGATTTGTGCGGTTTTGCATATGGTGAAATTGAGATCGTGGCACTGTCGGTTGgaagtggtgatgttgagaaaTAGTGTTGGTTGATAGCTCCGTGTGGAACTGGATTGCTGGACAGCTTGACGTTGCGCATGCAGCTTGCGTTGACGAGGCAGGGAGACAGGTTCAGGCAAGCTGCGCCCTGCACCGCACTGGTCCGACGGTGAGCTTACGGCCCCACCTCAGGGCTCCACTGCCGGTTTCTGGATGGAGGCCAGTGCTCTGCGGGGAGGACTCGAGGTTTAAACAGACTTTATGTTAATCAATAGTTTACAATCTTTACTTCGCTTCTTCAAATCACTTTTGAGCATACCAAGCTCTAAGACAAGAAACATTTGAAGCTCACGGCATCCTTTTCCCTCAAACCTTACTGGTTTTTGTGCTTTCATACACAAACAGCGCCAACCCTGAAAAATGCTCCCTTGGCTCCGGATCCCTGGTTCAACTATTCAAGGTATTGCCCAGCAAGTGC from Podospora pseudopauciseta strain CBS 411.78 chromosome 6, whole genome shotgun sequence includes:
- a CDS encoding hypothetical protein (EggNog:ENOG503NUGI; COG:Q) yields the protein MEQDPRSYPVAILPGGDAPEVHQHQTQAYFKSYEQQQPYYQNQYPQSHTILGAEDPVEPKEKRICGVRLSILFFVTTGLLFLVIAALALVGGLLGSKISSLETSYPALASNVAAIAGGSTSGGNDQIAPIDDNTNTGTETPPPSQTSSAPVSYSTNVVVDGYRYVGCYYDDTQRLLIDQPAKGNSSMTNLMCSRICAGFKYFGTEIGIDCYCGNRIEERTPSAKANEWDCSVKCPGNNRGRKEVCGGDWSITLRRPLSSRLVPKIPHQKRPYAFQTSGIPTSFQVFNNRTKWLQRERAASNAEASRQADYLKDEVAMRVAERLLDVKRTFPLTLDFGAYTNSLARALTNPNPDPSQPDADIPPLATKIGKLVAADSSQKALFRDAELEFNKEINMERVVLPYEEGPLPWENNTFDMVLSSLSMHWINDLPGVLGQINRILKPDAPFIGAMLGGDTLFELRTSLQLAEQERRGGIGVHVSPLADVKDVGGLLGKAGFKMLTVDVEDIVVEYPDTFALMEDLQAMGEGNAVLGREVGAIGKDVLLAAEGIYRELHGSKVEDGTVRLPATFRVIHMIGWKEGGDQPKPLPRGSGEINLRDVLGTK
- the ARC15 gene encoding arp2/3 complex subunit (COG:Z; BUSCO:EOG09264V51; EggNog:ENOG503P59R), with translation MSIIQQHTESSLTDAWRTINIDALDPDSSQNFPLSTLHPPQPEFSDQDARNLQSQIRQLLQAGDAEGALRSALENPIYNAPDLAKETHLQTVIEVLQRIKVNEMTPLLQKIYNDDRGSESLDVLMKYLYKGMAATSSGISSQHTGNGPRTPTKLMTPQATGFTQIGNRSGITSGDSTGAAMSVLLSWHEKVVDVAGLGCIGRVMTDFRRV